The Methanobacterium formicicum DSM 3637 nucleotide sequence AATTTTGGATGGAGAAGTATATTCTTTATTAATGTCCCCATAGGATTATTTGCACTAGCTTTAATCATGACCAGGTTAAAGGGTGAGTGGAAAGGATTTCCCGGTGATAAATTCGATCTATCAGGGTCAGTTATCTACATTTTTTCACTCACTGCATTGATGTACGGATTTTCAACTCTCCACGATTTAACAGGTAAGATCATCCTATTAATAGGCCTCATTGGGCTGGTCGTCTTCTACATGGTAATCAAGTCTTCTGATAATCGCGTGTTAACCCTTAAAATATTTAAGAATAGGATAACCAGTTTTTCAGGCATATCCCTTCTCCTGGTGACCATCGCTACCTCAGCAATGTGGACGCTACTGAGTTTATACCTTCAGGACCTGCGTGGACTGGACACCATGACCACCGCACTTATACTAGCTGTCCAACCACTTGCAGTGGCATTACTGTCCCCTCTTGTGGGCTACATGGTTGATAAAAATGATCATAAAAGCTTTATTATTATGGGAGCGGCAATAGGCACTATAGGATTACTTATACTAACCTTACTGGATATAACTACATCCATAACACAGGTTGTGATAGGATTAGTCCTGGTTGGAGTTGGTTTAGGCTTGTTTTCCACACCAACCAATAGAAATTTCCTGGGGTCCTTAACCAGCAAGTACTATGGAATTGGATCAGCAACACTATCCACTATGGTCTTTATTGGTCAAACCATGAGTCTTGGTATTTTACTATTTGTTTTAACTGGATTAATGGGTAACGTGGAAATAGCACCCTCTAATTATCCTTTATTCCTGGAAGGACTTCATATTTCCTTCTTTTTATTTGCAGCTTTCTGTGCAGGGGGTGCATTACTGTCATTTGCAGGGCTTGGAAAATTATCCCCAAAATAAATTTTTATTTACTAAAATTTTTCCATATTCATGGTCATGGTCAAAAAACGGTCAAAAACTGAATTAATTTGAAATTATAAGTAGAGATAATTAGTAGGAATAAATTTTTAAATTATCATCATCAAAATTGTATTATAAAAATTATATCATTAAAATAGATATAAATTGATAATTGAAATTATAGGGGTATTATGTTTAATATCTGCCTGTATAATTAATAAGGATTAATACTACTATGAGGGTGTGGTATTGTGAAGGAAACAGATAATGGGGAAAACAAGGAAAATGGGAAAAATTTCCTTAAAAACTTTTTAAAACAAAAGGAGCCTAAAACCTCAGAATTTATTGTAGCCATTATTGCTAACTTGATCTTCTTATATATTGTTAATAACCTGCTTTCATGGAACTTAAGCTTCATATCCCCATCTTTTCAGGATGTTCTGTGGATCTTTAACATTTCCATCTCTGCGACCATAATTGGGAATATCATCTTCTTAATCTATCATCCTACTTGGTTCAGGAGTATAATTCGGATAATACTCAACATACTGGGATTTCTGGTTGTTTACTATTTATACACTGTATTCCCATTCATATTCAGCAATTATCTGGTCACATTCTCTGTAAAATTTGCTCTTATCGTGGCAATGGTGGTAATGGTAATTGCGACCATTGTTGAAATGATAAAATTAATCTTAAGGATTATAAAATCATCATAATCCTTAAAAAAACTTATTTTTTTCTTATTGTTAAATAATATTCTTCAAGTTATCCATTAAATTATCATTAATAATTAAATTATTCATAAAAAGAATGTTTATCACAAATTATTCATCTAAATAGTATTAAGCTAATAAAATCTTCATTCGGTATTCAACTTCAAGTTTAATGGAATTAATGAGTTCTTCTAACGGTTCATCTTCCCAGGGCTCTGCTATACTGAGAAAACTGTTGAAATAAATTATGGGAGCTTTTATTTCGATATTAAAATCCTCTAAATGCTTAAGGGCTTCATAATCCATTAGGGAAAGTTCTTCTGTTGTGAGAAGGACCTTTATTCTCACATTCCAGTTTTGACCTGATTCCTCCAGACAGTCCACATCAACCTGCATTTTACACATCCTTAGAATTTTTAATTAACTAAAAGTCCAATAATTAAGATTCAATAATTAATAGGACTACAATAAATAATCATATTCCTATAACTATTTTACAGGCCAGGTAATCATTAATTATCATCATTACAGGCCCAATGTACGTTTAAAACCATTAACCACATCTCCAGCTGATTTTAAGAGGGGATTACTAACCTTTA carries:
- a CDS encoding MFS transporter, translated to MTLKSGEKSVSGERCALVLVVIGSFLIPFMGSSLSLALPLIPSDLSVSILLLGWIPTAFVLANAAMVLPFGKLADIHGRKKIFTYGLAIYTAASLLASFSNSGLILVLFSFLQGVGCAMIFATGIALLISIFPQNKRGQVLGINTTAVYIGLFMGPLLGGFLAQNFGWRSIFFINVPIGLFALALIMTRLKGEWKGFPGDKFDLSGSVIYIFSLTALMYGFSTLHDLTGKIILLIGLIGLVVFYMVIKSSDNRVLTLKIFKNRITSFSGISLLLVTIATSAMWTLLSLYLQDLRGLDTMTTALILAVQPLAVALLSPLVGYMVDKNDHKSFIIMGAAIGTIGLLILTLLDITTSITQVVIGLVLVGVGLGLFSTPTNRNFLGSLTSKYYGIGSATLSTMVFIGQTMSLGILLFVLTGLMGNVEIAPSNYPLFLEGLHISFFLFAAFCAGGALLSFAGLGKLSPK